From Hartmannibacter diazotrophicus, a single genomic window includes:
- a CDS encoding molybdenum cofactor biosynthesis protein MoaE yields the protein MHDSNSVHRVIRVQREDFDAGAEMAALGEGRTDVGAVASFVGLCRDEGGRLAALELEHYPGMAEAEIGRVADEAIARWPLLGLTAIHRHGKIGPGEQIVFVACASSHRQAAFEAAEFMMDFLKTSAPFWKREHLIDGTSGSWVAAKDEDDERRARWQAASQ from the coding sequence ATGCATGATTCAAACTCTGTGCACCGGGTGATCAGGGTCCAGCGCGAGGATTTCGACGCCGGCGCGGAAATGGCCGCGCTCGGAGAGGGGCGGACGGACGTTGGCGCGGTCGCCAGCTTCGTCGGCCTGTGCCGTGATGAAGGCGGACGTCTCGCCGCGCTGGAGCTCGAACACTATCCGGGCATGGCCGAGGCCGAGATCGGCCGCGTCGCCGACGAGGCCATCGCGCGCTGGCCCCTCCTCGGCCTGACCGCCATCCACCGCCACGGCAAGATCGGCCCCGGCGAGCAAATCGTCTTCGTCGCCTGCGCCTCCAGCCACCGGCAGGCCGCCTTCGAAGCCGCTGAATTCATGATGGATTTCCTCAAGACCAGCGCGCCCTTCTGGAAGAGGGAACACCTCATCGACGGCACGTCCGGAAGCTGGGTCGCAGCCAAGGACGAAGACGACGAACGGCGCGCCCGATGGCAGGCGGCATCGCAGTAG